In a single window of the Littorina saxatilis isolate snail1 linkage group LG5, US_GU_Lsax_2.0, whole genome shotgun sequence genome:
- the LOC138966493 gene encoding uncharacterized protein isoform X1 produces the protein MVVDSATMAAKRPSTLKYRGGGEEVNALIHMMTLTPANPVEAVGDASGTAHKGSMLVSSSQENRAHRALNFLTSGSLEHDCIDLSKRSPCQASQGERKIENRLEVNGGTPNDSEEHLAVEKLQLSTQPRPVHVPERVHRGPEVELCSKSIDPSFQVVARSQRFSSVQPLLVSRQSASSHAQQESWQCREESVIENIKTPSPTSVIPVMEKLLSSSDKSPGSEASGTTSSSEHSDFTDSNNQKRCDAVDAAVVWRTISCLQESLQGFLFGPSKELEDYLVKIVSKPRDFGIYINDQFNPVSEQGVMRYRQGKEFTVKKIIHHSENKNCGVFLCADNCSKQQFVLKKIKMHNRRLTGIEFLTQHNKAFLPKIYGVYKEGDLIHIFEEFIEGGTLLTCEWNLAQVRQFAQTLLSAVHYLHTHDLAHCDVKLTNLMVRDPADPESLVLIDFESAKHPQYAFHKGGHTVTYLPPWFDLLNLNSFHPVLKTADLWAIACVIIFFLLPSDRRDVQARNRGVWNQAMEDIKNECKTCTESAKHSRQICDDCKQNVKLHIKSNGHRILDIHLGHLMDSNIDDPDWLALRQVLQYLTDTSNIEKKHIDIALTMVKGTVECKSITAVKCSSNL, from the exons ATGGTGGTGG ATTCTGCAACCATGGCGGCAAAGCGGCCGTCAACGCTGAAGTATCGAGGTGGCGGGGAAGAGGTCAACGCTTTAATCCATATGATGACCTTGACCCCAGCTAATCCGGTGGAGGCTGTCGGTGATGCCTCAGGAACTGCTCACAAAGGAAGCATGCTGGTGAGTTCTTCACAAGAAAACCGAGCCCACCGTGCTTTAAACTTTCTAACTTCTGGGTCTCTTGAGCATGACTGCATTGACCTGAGTAAGCGGTCGCCATGCCAGGCTTCTCAAGGAGAACGTAAAATAGAGAACCGGCTGGAAGTCAATGGCGGGACGCCAAATGATTCTGAGGAACACCTGGCAGTGGAAAAGCTGCAACTTTCCACTCAACCTCGACCTGTGCATGTGCCTGAAAGGGTGCATAGAGGTCCAGAGGTTGAACTCTGTTCCAAATCAATAGACCCAAGTTTTCAGGTTGTTGCAAGGTCGCAGAGATTTTCTTCTGTGCAACCCCTGCTCGTTTCAAGACAATCAGCATCATCACACGCCCAACAAGAGTCATGGCAGTGCAGGGAAGAGTCAGTTATCGAGAACATCAAAACACCCTCACCGACTTCTGTTATTCCTGTCATGGAAAAACTTCTGTCCAGCTCAGACAAAAGCCCTGGATCAGAGGCCTCTGGCACTACCAGCAGTTCAGAACACAGTGATTTCACCGACAGTAATAACCAAAAACGTTGCGACGCTGTTGATGCCGCAGTTGTGTGGAGGACTATCAGTTGCCTGCAAGAGTCTCTGCAAGGGTTCTTGTTCGGTCCTTCCAAGGAGCTGGAGGACTATCTGGTCAAGATAGTGTCCAAACCCAGAGATTTTGGCATCTATATTAATGAT CAATTCAATCCAGTGTCAGAGCAGGGGGTGATGAGATACAGGCAAGGCAAAGAGTTTACCGTCAAGAAGATTATTCACCACTCGGAGAACAAAAACTGTGGCGTCTTTCTCTGTGCTGACAACTGTTCCAAACAGCAGTTTGTCTTGAAGAAG ATAAAGATGCACAACAGAAGATTGACAGGCATCGAGTTCCTGACTCAGCACAACAAAGCCTTCCTACCTAAGATCTATGGGGTCTACAAGGAAGGGGACTTAATCCACATTTTTGAAGAATTCATTGAAG GTGGTACACTGTTGACCTGTGAATGGAACCTGGCCCAGGTGCGACAGTTCGCGCAGACCTTGCTGTCTGCGGTCCACTATCTACATACCCATGACCTGGCCCATTGTGACGTCAAATT AACGAATCTAATGGTGCGAGATCCAGCGGACCCTGAATCTTTGGTTCTAATTGATTTCGAATCAGCCAAGCACCCACAGTATGCCTTCCACAAAGGAG GACACACAGTCACGTACTTACCTCCTTGGTTCGACCTTCTGAATCTGAACTCGTTCCATCCTGTTCTGAAGACGGCCGACCTGTGGGCCATAGCCTGcgtcatcatcttcttcttgcTTCCTTCTGACCGAAGGGACGTTCAGGCGCGCAATCGGGGGGTCTGGAACCAGGCCATGGAGGACATAAAGAATGAGTGCAAGACCTGCACCGAAAGCGCCAAACACAGCAGGCAGATCTGTGACGACTGCAAGCAGAACGTAAAGCTGCAT ATAAAAAGCAATGGTCATCGGATTCTGGACATCCACCTGGGTCATCTAATGGACTCGAACATTGATGACCCTGACTGGCTGGCCCTGCGCCAGGTGTTACAGTACCTGACAGACACCAGCAACATTGAGAAGAAGCACATCGACATTGCTCTCACCATGGTCAAAG GTACTGTTGAATGCAAGTCTATCACTGCAGTCAAGTGCAGCAGCAATTTATAA
- the LOC138966493 gene encoding uncharacterized protein isoform X2, producing the protein MVVDSATMAAKRPSTLKYRGGGEEVNALIHMMTLTPANPVEAVGDASGTAHKGSMLQFNPVSEQGVMRYRQGKEFTVKKIIHHSENKNCGVFLCADNCSKQQFVLKKIKMHNRRLTGIEFLTQHNKAFLPKIYGVYKEGDLIHIFEEFIEGGTLLTCEWNLAQVRQFAQTLLSAVHYLHTHDLAHCDVKLTNLMVRDPADPESLVLIDFESAKHPQYAFHKGGHTVTYLPPWFDLLNLNSFHPVLKTADLWAIACVIIFFLLPSDRRDVQARNRGVWNQAMEDIKNECKTCTESAKHSRQICDDCKQNVKLHIKSNGHRILDIHLGHLMDSNIDDPDWLALRQVLQYLTDTSNIEKKHIDIALTMVKGTVECKSITAVKCSSNL; encoded by the exons ATGGTGGTGG ATTCTGCAACCATGGCGGCAAAGCGGCCGTCAACGCTGAAGTATCGAGGTGGCGGGGAAGAGGTCAACGCTTTAATCCATATGATGACCTTGACCCCAGCTAATCCGGTGGAGGCTGTCGGTGATGCCTCAGGAACTGCTCACAAAGGAAGCATGCTG CAATTCAATCCAGTGTCAGAGCAGGGGGTGATGAGATACAGGCAAGGCAAAGAGTTTACCGTCAAGAAGATTATTCACCACTCGGAGAACAAAAACTGTGGCGTCTTTCTCTGTGCTGACAACTGTTCCAAACAGCAGTTTGTCTTGAAGAAG ATAAAGATGCACAACAGAAGATTGACAGGCATCGAGTTCCTGACTCAGCACAACAAAGCCTTCCTACCTAAGATCTATGGGGTCTACAAGGAAGGGGACTTAATCCACATTTTTGAAGAATTCATTGAAG GTGGTACACTGTTGACCTGTGAATGGAACCTGGCCCAGGTGCGACAGTTCGCGCAGACCTTGCTGTCTGCGGTCCACTATCTACATACCCATGACCTGGCCCATTGTGACGTCAAATT AACGAATCTAATGGTGCGAGATCCAGCGGACCCTGAATCTTTGGTTCTAATTGATTTCGAATCAGCCAAGCACCCACAGTATGCCTTCCACAAAGGAG GACACACAGTCACGTACTTACCTCCTTGGTTCGACCTTCTGAATCTGAACTCGTTCCATCCTGTTCTGAAGACGGCCGACCTGTGGGCCATAGCCTGcgtcatcatcttcttcttgcTTCCTTCTGACCGAAGGGACGTTCAGGCGCGCAATCGGGGGGTCTGGAACCAGGCCATGGAGGACATAAAGAATGAGTGCAAGACCTGCACCGAAAGCGCCAAACACAGCAGGCAGATCTGTGACGACTGCAAGCAGAACGTAAAGCTGCAT ATAAAAAGCAATGGTCATCGGATTCTGGACATCCACCTGGGTCATCTAATGGACTCGAACATTGATGACCCTGACTGGCTGGCCCTGCGCCAGGTGTTACAGTACCTGACAGACACCAGCAACATTGAGAAGAAGCACATCGACATTGCTCTCACCATGGTCAAAG GTACTGTTGAATGCAAGTCTATCACTGCAGTCAAGTGCAGCAGCAATTTATAA